One part of the Mytilus trossulus isolate FHL-02 chromosome 11, PNRI_Mtr1.1.1.hap1, whole genome shotgun sequence genome encodes these proteins:
- the LOC134690539 gene encoding uncharacterized protein LOC134690539 translates to MTNTRCSSYCCAMSNYTYIGTEVGNECFCGNDSSLFIPMPQTDCNHGCFGNKGEKCGGIWRLSIYKIACPNDDPSRTPTLQIPDTSTHLPTLDEVLENIAKIQKEISVDRKETTAYKNTKVSAKDDRMSSKSIGIVGILVVVLPFLVLFLLDIVTWVCPGARAKNRNLRKVVD, encoded by the exons ATGACAAATACAAGATGTTCAAGCTATTGTTGTGCTATGTCAAATTATACCTACATTGGGACAGAG GTTGGAAATGAATGCTTCTGTGGAAACGACAGCTCACTATTTATTCCAATGCCACAAACAGATTGTAATCACGGATgctttggaaataaaggagagAAATGCGGAGGGATTTGGCGCTTGAGTATTTATAAAATCG catGTCCTAATGATGATCCCAGTCGCACACCAACATTACAAATACCTGATACCAGTACACATTTGCCAACATTAGACGAAGTATTGGAAAATATCGctaaaattcaaaaggaaattTCAGTCGATCGAAAAGAAACGACAGCTTATAAGAATACAAAAGTTTCGGCAAAGGACGACCGGATGTCATCGAAGTCAATTGGAATTGTGGGAATTCTTGTTGTGGTGTTGCCATTCCTTGTATTGTTTCTTCTTGATATTGTTACTTGGGTCTGTCCAGGAGCAAGGGCTAAAAATCGTAACCTTAGAAaagttgttgattaa
- the LOC134690358 gene encoding uncharacterized protein LOC134690358 isoform X3, giving the protein MKIRYLILSIALLIIVGISAAILKRDVKVTWLQQIMNIVSYNIEIESTQDDLHDIYRIHFLLKAKSGDIYFADDLNGYGCWCGQTGNGMSVDKLDR; this is encoded by the exons ATGAAAATAAGATACCTTATTTTATCGATAGCTTTGCTAATTATTGTTGGCATTTCGGCAG CTATACTGAAACGGGATGTAAAGGTTACATGGCTGCAGCAAATTATGAATATTGTGTCTTACAATATTGAAATAGAATCTACGCAAG ATGATCTTCACGATATATACCGGATTCATTTCTTATTAAAAGCAAAGTCAGGAGACATATATTTTGCTGACGACTTGAACGGATATGGATGTTGGTGCGGTCAGACAGGAAATGGAATGTCCGTTGACAAATTAGACAG atgA